Genomic segment of Edaphobacter bradus:
TCTGTCTTCAAATCCTCTCCAAATTTCACAAGCTTGTAAGCCCATCTTCTTCATACGCGCTCCCGCTGCGGGATGCGTTTATTCCCTGCGGGGGCGGGGAACCCTGAAATTTCAGGGTTGTCGGGTCGATTAAGTCAGCTTCTATCAATCACTTCAAATGGCATTCTCCTTGCTTCTTACGCCGGCGGCTTCGGAATTCCGATATGACGCTGAAGATCGAACGGTTTTCTGAGAAGCACGGAGCCCGAATTCGGCTAAGCGGCGAACTTCGATGTGCGCAGCTCGCCTCTTTGGGTATTGAGATCGAACGTGCTGATCAACAGGTGATTTTGGATCTGGACGAGTTGGGACTCGTAGATATCCATGCAGTCTGGTTCCTCAATACCTGTGAGGCTCAGAACATCAAGGTCGTCAACTGCGCACCCTACATTCGGGAATGGATGTTTCAGGAGCGAGCAAACGAACGCAATTCAGAAAGGACTTAGCAATGACACGTTTCACAAAATTCGCAGTATCACTCTTAGGGGGAATCATCATGACTCAAACGTTAGCGGCACAGGCACAGATACCGGATGCGGCAACTGATCCTCGGATCGACCCGCAAATTCGGTCTTTTCTCGCGGAGCTCAACAAGGACAGCAGTCCGTTTTGGGAATTGCCACAACCGAAGCCACAGGAAATCCTCACTGCTCTTCAGAACCAGACGCCAGTAGATATGTCAGGAGTTACCACAGTCGAAAAAACGATCACGCAAGACGGACGCACTGTAAAGCTCTACATCATGACGCCGCAGCATGTGGCCGGCAAACCAGGAGTGCTGTTGTTTATCCATGGTGGTGTTTGGATTGTCGGCAACTTCCAGAACCATCAGCGTCTGCTGCGTGACCTGGTGGTTGGTTCCGGCCAGATCGGCGTCTTCGTCGAATACACACAGCTTCCAGAAGCGAAATATCCAACACAGATGGATGAAAGCTACGCTGCACTGAAATGGGTTGCTGCCCACGCGCACGAGTTTGGTGCAGACGGAACCCGGATCGCGATTGCGGGAAACTCGGTCGGCGGTAACATGAGCGCGGCACTGGCTCTCATGGCGAAGGACAAGAAGGGTCCCAAAATCGCCTTACAGGTGCTGTTCATCCCGGCTACGGATGCGAGTGTGGATACCGAGTCCTATCGTGAATTCGGGACGGGACGGTTTCTGGCACGCGCGTTTATGAAGTATGGCTGGGACCTCTATGCGCCTGATGAGAAAACGCGCAATAGTCCTTATGTATCGCCGCTTCGCGCGAGTAAGGAGGAACTCGAGGGACTGCCTCCCGCTATCGTCATTACCGCCGAAAATGATCCTCTTCGCGACGAAGGCGAGGCTTACGCACACAAACTCAAAGAAGCTGGCGTTGCTGTCACCGCGACTCGTTACAACGGGATGATCCACGACTTCGTGCTTCTCAATGCCATTCATGAGGTGTCTGGAGTTCAAGCGGCTATTAAACAGGCTGGCGACGCAATTCGTGTCGCATTGAAGCAGTAAACGGTGCCCTGGGTGGCAGCAGGACTCGATGTTGCCACCCATCCTGCCAAATCGAACACAAGGGAGGTCTCTAATGTCTACTGTATAAAACAGCATTGAAGAGCAATCCTTTGGTAATGCAGTCGTTCATGGAGCCGCTATGGAATCGACTCAAGAACATGACCACTCGCATCATGGGAACCGCGCTGCCGGGCACGAGATGCATCAGCAACTCTCCACCCAGGCGATAGGCACTACCATGCACGCCGGTCATGATCAACACGCGCATCATGATCAGCACGCTGACCACTCCGTAGCAATGTTCCGCAACAAATTTTGGTTGAGCCTTGCCCTCACTCTGCCTGTCGTCTTTTCGTCAAGCGAGGTCCAGCACTGGCTCGGCTATCACGCCCCTCAGTTCCCCGGTTCACAGTTCATCCTCGCTCTGGGCACAATCATCTTTTTCTACGGCGGAAGCGCCTTTCCCCGCGGCGCATGGCGCGAACTCTCCGATCGCAGCCCCGGCATGATGGCCCTCATCAGCCTCGCCATTCTCGTGGCATTCATCGCCTCCCTCGCCGCTACCTTTGGACTTCTCAACGTCGATGTCTGGTGGGAGCTCGCAACCCTCATCGCGATCATGATTCTCGGCCACTGGCTCGAGATGAAGGCAATCACCCAGGCTGAGGGCGCTCTCAACGCGCTCGCCGCGCTGCTCCCCGACACCGCAGAGCGCGTGACTCCATCCGGTATCGAGAAAGTCCTCTCGCCGATCTGCACGTAGGCGACATCGTTCTCGTTCGCCCTAGAGCTCGCGTCCCAGCCGATGGAACCGTGACCGAAGGCTCAGCCGATATCGACGAATCTATGATCACCGGCGAATCGCGCGCAATTACAAAGACAACTGGGGACAGCGTTGTCGCAGGCACAGTCGCCGCTGGCGGAAGCTTGCGTGTGCAGGTCAAGGCTATCGGAGATCAGACCGCACTCTCAGGCATCATGCGCCTCGTCGCCGCCGCTCAGGCGTCCGGATCGCGTGCTCAAGCCATGGCAGACCGCGCCGCCGCGCTTCTCTTTTATGTCGAACTCGCCTCCGGAATTCTGACACTAACTTACTGGTGGTTCGCCGGAGACAAAGAACACGCGCTCACGCGCACAGTCACAGTTCTCGTCATCGCATGCCCTCACGCCCTTGGCCTTGCGATTCCACTTGTCATCGCAATCTCTACTGCTCTCGGCGCAAAAATGGCCTGCTCGTGAAAAACCGCCTCGCACTTGAGCGAGCCCGCAATCTCGATATCGTTATCTTCGACAAAACAGGAACGCTCACTCGCGGCATGCCCATTCTCTCCGGAATCCAAACCGCCTCCCTGCGACGAGCGAAGACGAGCTACTCGCTCTAGCCGCCGCTGTCGAAGCCGACTCCGAACATCCCATTGCCAAAGCCATCCTCGCAGGAGCCAATCGCCCCGGCATCAAATCTCCTCCCGCAACAGACTTCCAATCCCATCCCGGACTCGGTGCCAGCGCAAACATCCACGGCGAAATCATCGCCATTGGGGGGGCGCGAATGATTGAAAACGGAAAATCCGTTACCCCTGAACTCGAAAAGACCGCTGGAATCTGGGCGACCGAAGGACGAACCGTCCTCTACGTGCTTCGGAATAACGACATCATCGGAGCCCTCGCCATCGAAGACGAGATTCGTCCCGAGGCCGCCGCGGCAATCAACGCGCTCCATAAACTCGGCATTCGGGTCGCAATGATCACCGGCGACTCACACGCAGTTGCCTATTCCGTAGCAAAGCGTCTCGGCATCGACGATGTCGAAGCGCAGGTTCTGCCTGCTGACAAGGCATCTGCCGTCACACGTTTCCAGTCCGGTGGCAAAAAAGTGGCAATGGTTGGAGACGGTGTCAATGATGCCCCGCCCTCGCCGGCTCCGATGTTGGCATCGCCATCGGAGACGGCACCGATGTCGCAGTCAAGTCCGCCGGAATCGTTCTCGTCCGTAGCGCGACGTCGTCCGTGCCATCGAACTCTCCCGCGCCACTTACCGCAAGATGGTGCAAAACCTCGTCTGGGCAACCGCTTACAACCTGGTCGCCATCCCCGTCGCCGCCGGAGTCCTCATTCCATGGGGTTTTGATCTCCCCATGAGCGTCGGCGCAATCGCCATGAGTGTCTCCACCATCATTGTGGCCCTCAACGCACAACTCCTTAGACGCCTAAAATTCTGATGGCCAAATCGCCAAGTCACTCATTTACCAGCAAGAGTTCCACTTGTCTGTATAGTCGGCATCTCGTACAGTTGGGAGCTCACGAACAATGTGGCGAGCACTCGTCCGGGTAGCCGGTTATGCGTCCGCAATCCAAGCTCATCGACAGCAGATAGTGTTAACCGCTCGACCCACGTGGCCCAGTGAGCAATCGGTCTTCCGACGATAGCGACAGTCCGCTGGTCGCACTTGGGCGAACTTGGCGCGAATACGGGCACCGGCGGAACCTTCGGACGGTTGCCAAATGACCCGACCTTTCAGGAGGTAGACTGGCATCGCATATGGAAGGGTCAATTCGGAATGCCGACGACGAAGGTAAAGAAGAGAAAAAGCAAATGACTGCAATTGAACCATTCCTGAACAGATTGATAGATTACGCGGGGCTCTTTCCTCCCTCAGGCCTTGATATGCTAACGTCGACCCGGAACTATGCCAGTTACCGCTCTGGTAAATATGCATGGGCTCTGGGACGCTTGATGGTCCCAGTTGCGAGGCTGACAGAATTCAGCGCGGCATTGATGGAGGTTGGAAGCGACGAGCAGCTGACCCCATGGCTCCTGGGCGCACTCAGCACGGGCGATGCGCAGCAAGATGCTCGCCTGATATCTGGGCTCGATAAGAGGGTCGCAGTTGTTGACGTCCTCGAGTCCAAGGCTGCAAATCTGGCTGAGGTGCATAAGCTGCTCTCAGCCGTACCCCCAAAGACAACTCTCTACGTCGAATTTCCCCTGAAGAATTGCTGGCAAATGATTCCCGCACTGAAGGAAGGGAACGCGCGCGCAAAGATTCGGACCGGAGGAGTTACTGCCGATGCCATCCCCAGCGTCGAGCAGGTCGCGGAATTTCTCGCGGCCTGCGCCGAAGCAAAGGTTCCCTTCAAGGCAACGGCTGGACTGCATCATCCTTTGCGTTCCGTTCAACAGCTCACGTATGAACCGGGGAGCGCATCCGCTCTGATGAACGGTTTCATCAATGTCTTCGTCGCGGCAATCATCGCCTATTACGGAGCAACAGAAGAGAAGGTTTTAGCAGTGTTGAATGAAGAGGATCCTACCGCCTTTCGCTGGAGCAGGCACGCTCTTGCATGGCGTGATCAGGAACTATCCGCGGAACAAATCAGAGAAGCGCGGGAGAACGTCGCTATCGGCTTCGGCTCCTGTTCGTTTACTGAACCTATCGCCGACCTTTTGGACCTCGGATGGCTCTCATGAAACAAAATGAGCTGGGTTGAATCAGCTAACAACCGCTTTATCTGTTTGGCCATATGTCAGTTCAGACAACGGAGCGTTACCCAGGGTGCAAGCAGCGGATTCATAATGCCATGAATGATCGAATTGGCCTCGAGGCAATCGAAGTCTGCTGTTCTGAATAGCCGACCTCTCCAAGGTCCCGGCGAACCTATGGTCATGTGATGACCGGTCACTCTGTCTGGTCATTCGCCTCCGGGTCGTCGGCAAACCGGAACTTTTCCATTTGGCCGTATAGTCGCCATTTCGGACAAGTGCCCCTCGGCTATCAGATGTTAAGAACAGGATTCGAGATCAATTCGTAATTAACGCGAAACTGCCTTCGGTTCTGCGGTTTATGGGTTTCGCCAAGGATTAGTACTGATAGTCGGCTTGCATTCACTGATCTGCCAGTCCGGTTGGAAATCCCTCTTGGTGAGTCTCGGCTTGTGATTCCTTCGGCATGGCACCACCTAACAGAGAGGCTGTTCATTAAGGCCGGGAGCCCTGAATGAGGATATCCACGAACCGCCGCGCCTTTTCAGGCCAATCTTCTGTGCTGCCCGCGCTGGAGACCCCATAAATAGCGCGTAACATGTCCATTGGATCGACATCTGGTCGAAGGTCTCGGCTAGCGACGGCGCGGCTCGCTAGCGCATTAGCAGCCTCTTCCATGAGCCGGTTAGTCTGCTGAAATACCCGAGAAGGGCCGCCGGCCATTGCGTTCAACGCCGGGGCGATGATCTTTTTCGCAGCAATGTAGTCGATGAAGACCAGCATCCACGCCCGCAGCGCCTCGGCCGGAGGCAGCTCTGCGGAGAACTTTTTCTGCGCCTCGGCCAGCTTCTCGACTTCGCTGATATAGACAGCAGCCAGCAGGTCATCGCGCGTGGGAAAGTGACGGTAGAGCGTCCCCGGGCCTATCTTCGAGCGCTTGGCGATCTCGTCCATGCTGGCCTCTGCTCCCCGGCGCGTGAAAACCTGCTTCGAGACTTCGAGAATCCGTTCACGGTTGCGCTGCGCGTCAGCTCGGGGCTTGCGGGCAGTTTTCTTTGGGGCTGACGTTTTCATCGACTTTTTCTGAAACCGGAGGCACTCTCCGGTAATCTCATACATAACGGAGATTGACTCCGTTTTATTCCAGGCCGAGGCCGGTGTCAAAGATTTGTGATCGGAGTGTGCAGTATGGCAGCGAAATTTGGAGCAAATTCAACGACGGAAGATGTTCTCGAAGGGGTCGATCTGAAGGGTAAGCGGATTCTAGTGACGGGAGTATCTGCGGGTCTCGGCGTAGAGACGGCCCGTGCGCTGGTGGCACATGGCGCGGATGTTGTAGGCGCAGCACGTGATCTGGAGAAGGCGAAGAGGGCCACATCGGAAGTCAGCAAGGCCACGGCGGAGACCGGCGCGAGTTTCGAGGTGGTCGAGCTCGACCTCGCCAGCCTGAAGAGCGTGCACGCCGCTGCGGACAAGCTGCTTGCCGGCGGCCGATTGTTCGATGTGATCATCGCAAATGCCGGTGTCATGGCGACTCCGTTCGGGAAGACAGAGGATGGTTTCGAGACGCAATTCGGGACCAATCACCTGGGCCACTTCGTCTTTGTGAACCGCATCGCGAAGCTGATCAGGGACGGCGGACG
This window contains:
- a CDS encoding HAD-IC family P-type ATPase → MHVGDIVLVRPRARVPADGTVTEGSADIDESMITGESRAITKTTGDSVVAGTVAAGGSLRVQVKAIGDQTALSGIMRLVAAAQASGSRAQAMADRAAALLFYVELASGILTLTYWWFAGDKEHALTRTVTVLVIACPHALGLAIPLVIAISTALGAKMACS
- a CDS encoding TetR/AcrR family transcriptional regulator, with the protein product MKTSAPKKTARKPRADAQRNRERILEVSKQVFTRRGAEASMDEIAKRSKIGPGTLYRHFPTRDDLLAAVYISEVEKLAEAQKKFSAELPPAEALRAWMLVFIDYIAAKKIIAPALNAMAGGPSRVFQQTNRLMEEAANALASRAVASRDLRPDVDPMDMLRAIYGVSSAGSTEDWPEKARRFVDILIQGSRP
- a CDS encoding alpha/beta hydrolase; the encoded protein is MTRFTKFAVSLLGGIIMTQTLAAQAQIPDAATDPRIDPQIRSFLAELNKDSSPFWELPQPKPQEILTALQNQTPVDMSGVTTVEKTITQDGRTVKLYIMTPQHVAGKPGVLLFIHGGVWIVGNFQNHQRLLRDLVVGSGQIGVFVEYTQLPEAKYPTQMDESYAALKWVAAHAHEFGADGTRIAIAGNSVGGNMSAALALMAKDKKGPKIALQVLFIPATDASVDTESYREFGTGRFLARAFMKYGWDLYAPDEKTRNSPYVSPLRASKEELEGLPPAIVITAENDPLRDEGEAYAHKLKEAGVAVTATRYNGMIHDFVLLNAIHEVSGVQAAIKQAGDAIRVALKQ
- a CDS encoding HAD family hydrolase, with product MESTQEHDHSHHGNRAAGHEMHQQLSTQAIGTTMHAGHDQHAHHDQHADHSVAMFRNKFWLSLALTLPVVFSSSEVQHWLGYHAPQFPGSQFILALGTIIFFYGGSAFPRGAWRELSDRSPGMMALISLAILVAFIASLAATFGLLNVDVWWELATLIAIMILGHWLEMKAITQAEGALNALAALLPDTAERVTPSGIEKVLSPICT